In Fusobacterium sp. SYSU M8D902, one genomic interval encodes:
- a CDS encoding peptidylprolyl isomerase, giving the protein MKRLLKYLMTLVLVFSAFSCTSLRELARREEAAKYNDIRATFVTTQGEISFYLYPEAAPITVANFINLAQRGFYNNTKIHRAVENFMVQGGDPTGTGTGGPGYFIPDENVEWLDFFQQGMLAMANAGPETGGSQFFITLYPAEWLNGKHTIFGEYVSDSDFEKIKKLEVGDIIKEIKFSGDIDFFLSLHKDQIDQWNKVLDTTYPGLKEYTVKPIEDYQGEALAYKEELTRIYTRNEKTEEEKEWPIPRFIRAVEKKIKGEEEVATDSYDF; this is encoded by the coding sequence ATGAAGAGACTATTAAAATATTTAATGACATTAGTACTTGTTTTCTCAGCTTTTTCTTGTACTAGTTTAAGAGAGCTAGCTAGAAGAGAGGAGGCTGCTAAGTACAATGATATCAGAGCAACATTTGTTACAACTCAAGGAGAAATTAGTTTCTATCTTTATCCAGAAGCTGCACCTATAACAGTAGCCAACTTTATCAATTTGGCTCAAAGAGGATTCTACAATAATACAAAGATACACCGTGCTGTAGAGAACTTTATGGTACAAGGTGGAGATCCAACAGGAACAGGGACAGGAGGACCAGGATATTTTATACCTGATGAGAATGTTGAGTGGCTAGATTTCTTTCAACAAGGTATGTTAGCTATGGCTAATGCTGGACCAGAAACAGGGGGATCACAATTTTTTATCACTTTATATCCAGCTGAATGGCTAAATGGAAAACACACTATATTTGGTGAGTATGTAAGTGATAGTGACTTTGAAAAAATAAAAAAATTAGAAGTTGGAGATATAATAAAAGAGATCAAATTCAGTGGAGATATAGACTTTTTCCTATCACTTCATAAAGATCAAATAGATCAATGGAACAAGGTCTTAGATACAACTTATCCAGGACTTAAAGAGTATACTGTTAAACCAATAGAGGATTATCAAGGAGAGGCTCTTGCATATAAAGAGGAGCTTACAAGAATCTATACTAGAAATGAGAAGACAGAAGAGGAGAAGGAGTGGCCAATTCCTAGATTTATAAGAGCCGTTGAGAAGAAAATTAAAGGTGAAGAGGAAGTAGC